TAAGCAAATATACAATGTCTGATTTAAGTGAATTGGCAAGCAAGGTATTAAATAGTAAGTCAGAATTAGAGACTTTAAAATTTTTAGATAAATATATAGGAGATTAGTTTATGGGTTTTTTGGGTTTTTTTAAAAAGTCCGCTACTTTGGATTTAATAGCGCCTGTTAGTGGAAAAGTTGTTTCAATTGATAAAGTGCCAGATGAAGCTTTTGCTGAGAAGATAGTTGGCGACGGAATTGCAATTATGCCAACTGGAAGTGAGTTGGTTGCACCTTGTGATGGAAATATTGGTAAAATTTTCAAAACTAATCATGCTTTTAGCCTTGAAACTAAAGAGGGTGTTGAAATTTTTGTGCATTTTGGTATTAATACTCTTAATTTGAATGGTAAGGGTTTTACAAGAGTTGCCGAGGAGGGTATGAGCGTCAAACAAGGTGATGTTATTATTAGATTGGACCTTGAGTATTTAAAGGCTCATGCAGAGTCAGTAGTTACGCCTGTTGTTATTGCAAATTCTGATGAAGTTTCAAGCATTGAGTATGTGTTTGGAAAGCTTGATGATGGTTCTGAATATATTGTACCTTCTTCTACTACTTTAACTGAGGACATTAAAACTAAGATATCTCAGACTAATCCTGTTGAGGCAGGCAAAGATTTGGTTCTTAGAGTTAAAAAGTAAGTTCGCAAGCTTATGCTTGCGAACTTACTCTCATTATATGTTTTGTTCTAACATTTCATTTATTATGTTTATAAATTGACGTGGGTTTTTGCTTTGTAGACCGGAAGTTATCATTGCTTCTTCAAAAAGAATAATGCTTATTTTTTCCAAGTTTATATCATCTAGATTTTTTAAATTTTGAATGATTTTATTGTTTGGATTGAGTTCAAGAATAGGTTTTATTTCTTTAACCTCTTGTCCCATTGATATCATAATTCTTTGCATTTGATAAGTGGGGTCAGCACTATCAATTATTATTGCTGATGGTTCTTGTGTTAACGTTGCTGATAGTGATACATCTTTGACATGATTTTTAAGTATTGTTTTTACTTTAAGTAGGATGTCTTTGAATTCTTCTTCCATTTGTTTGAAATTTTCATCTTTTAGTTCGTCACTTGTTTCGTTTTTGTTTATTGCTTTTAATTTTATGCCATCATATTCTGTGATGAAATTTAAAATTGCCTCATCAAGTTCATCATCCATAATGAGAGTTTCATATCCTTTTTCTTTGTAAGCAGTTACAATTGGATTGATTTTAAGTATATTTTCTTTCCCTCCGGTTATATAGTATATGCTTTTTTGTTCCTCAGGCATTCTCTCTTTGTATTCTCTTAAAGATACAAGTCCATCTACGTGAGAAGACTTAAATCTAATTAAGGATATAAGTTTGCTTCTGTTATCAAAGTCAGAATAAACCCCTTCTTTTAAACATCTTCCAAATTCTTTGGAAAATTCATTGAATTTAGAATTATCTGACTCACTTAGCTTTTCAAGTTCACTAAGTATCTTCTTTACAGAAGATGCCTTTATTTTGGCTAATATTTTGTTTTGCTGCAAAATTTCTCTACTTACATTGAGGGGCAAGTCTTGACAATCTATTATTCCCTTTATGAATCTTAAGTAATTTGGAAGTAAGCTGTCTGCAGAATCTGTGATAAAAATTCTATTTATGAATAATTTTACACCAGGTTTAGTGTTTGGGTAGTACAGATCATAGGGAGCTTTGCTTGGAACATAAAAAAGATTTGTATACTCAATACTTCCTTCTGCTTTTGTATGAATATGAATTAATGGATTTTCATAATCAAAGGTTAGATTTTTATAAAATTCATTGTATTCTTCATCAGTGATTTCATTTTTATTTTTTATCCAAATTGCTGTTGTATCATTTAATTTATCTTCCTTTTCTTCAAATCCTTCTTGTTTACCATCCTTCATCAAGGGTTCTTTGTACTTGATGAAGATAGGATAACTTATGTGATTTGAATATTTTTTGATAATCTCTTGGATTTTCCATTTGTTGGTATACTCAATTCCTTCTTCGTTAAGATAAAGGGTTATTTCAGTTCCATATTCATCTTTTTCTGCCTTATTTATTTCATATCCTGTTTTGCCGTCACTAGACCAGAGATAGGCAGTATCTTCCAATGCTTTTTTTGTTACAAGTTCAACTTTGTTTGCGACAATAAAAGCACTGTAAAATCCAACTCCAAACTGCCCAATTAAGCTTGCTGTATTTTTCTCATCTTTTTTTAGGTTTTTTATAAATTCTTTAGTTCCTGATTTTGCAATTGTACCAAGATGATTAATCAGGTCTTCTCTGTTCATCCCAATACCATTGTCTTTTATTTTAATGAGTTTTTCGTCAAAGCTTATTTCTATTTTTGGATCTAGTTTGATATCCTTGAATTTTTCGTTTGTTAAGTTTAAAAATTTAAGCTTATCAATGGCATCAGAGGCATTTGATATTAATTCTCGTAAAAATATTTCTTTATGAGAATAAAGAGAATGTATGATTAAATAAAGTAAATCATTAACCTCTGTATCAAATTGTTTTTTCATAGAATTCTCCTGTCTTGCATTTGTTTTAATCTTTACTTTTTTTATAATATAACATAATCTAAAAATAATGAATAAAGTAAATTTGTCTGTAATAAAAAAATTAGGGTAGAGGATAGTGCAATGGATATTGGTATTTATGGGCTAGGAGTTATGGGAAGTAATTTGGCGTTAAATATTGCTGATAGCGGTTTTAATGTTTCTGTTTATAATAGAGATAATGATAAAACAGAAGTTTTCCTTGTAAACGATGCTCATAAAAAGATTAATGGATTTAAAAATATTGAGGATTTTATTGGAAGTTTAAAAAAACCTAGAAAGATCATTTTAATGATATCAAGTTCAGCTGTTGATGAAGTCATTGAACAAATTTTACCTTTAGTTGAAAAATTCGATATTATTATTGATGGTGGAAATTCTCATTATAAAGATACAATAAAGAGAGAGAAAGAATTATCTTCTAAGGATGTTTATTTTGTTGGACTTGGAATTTCAGGTGGTGAAAAGGGTGCAAGATTTGGACCTTCGTTGATGTATGGTGGGAGCAAAAAAGCTTATGGATTAATTGAGCCTATTTTAAAT
This portion of the Borrelia turicatae 91E135 genome encodes:
- the crr gene encoding PTS glucose transporter subunit IIA, producing MGFLGFFKKSATLDLIAPVSGKVVSIDKVPDEAFAEKIVGDGIAIMPTGSELVAPCDGNIGKIFKTNHAFSLETKEGVEIFVHFGINTLNLNGKGFTRVAEEGMSVKQGDVIIRLDLEYLKAHAESVVTPVVIANSDEVSSIEYVFGKLDDGSEYIVPSSTTLTEDIKTKISQTNPVEAGKDLVLRVKK
- the htpG gene encoding molecular chaperone HtpG, with product MKKQFDTEVNDLLYLIIHSLYSHKEIFLRELISNASDAIDKLKFLNLTNEKFKDIKLDPKIEISFDEKLIKIKDNGIGMNREDLINHLGTIAKSGTKEFIKNLKKDEKNTASLIGQFGVGFYSAFIVANKVELVTKKALEDTAYLWSSDGKTGYEINKAEKDEYGTEITLYLNEEGIEYTNKWKIQEIIKKYSNHISYPIFIKYKEPLMKDGKQEGFEEKEDKLNDTTAIWIKNKNEITDEEYNEFYKNLTFDYENPLIHIHTKAEGSIEYTNLFYVPSKAPYDLYYPNTKPGVKLFINRIFITDSADSLLPNYLRFIKGIIDCQDLPLNVSREILQQNKILAKIKASSVKKILSELEKLSESDNSKFNEFSKEFGRCLKEGVYSDFDNRSKLISLIRFKSSHVDGLVSLREYKERMPEEQKSIYYITGGKENILKINPIVTAYKEKGYETLIMDDELDEAILNFITEYDGIKLKAINKNETSDELKDENFKQMEEEFKDILLKVKTILKNHVKDVSLSATLTQEPSAIIIDSADPTYQMQRIMISMGQEVKEIKPILELNPNNKIIQNLKNLDDINLEKISIILFEEAMITSGLQSKNPRQFINIINEMLEQNI